Below is a genomic region from Balaenoptera ricei isolate mBalRic1 chromosome 3, mBalRic1.hap2, whole genome shotgun sequence.
TCCATGTAAGCAGGCACAGAGTAGGCTTGAGAGCTGGAAATAGTCTACAGATGGTGATGGGAGGAAATGATGTGATTTACACGAATGAGGATGTCCCCAGGTAGATCCCACTTGGGATACACCATTAGGTTTCAGAACCACAGTATTCCTGATATGAGGAAGGAGCTTATTCTCACATGGAAACAATGGGTCAAGACAGACACTACCCAATGCAGCAGAGAAACAAACCCCCATGTTGATCTCTTTGGCTGCACCCTTCTGAATGTCATGGTGAATCAGGAAAACATACTCACTAGCACTATTAATGGCATAAGGTGTTTCCTATACAAATTAGACATTATAAAGATATAATCTACAGAAGACGGTAATAAGACAATACTCCCAACGATGAAACATGAATTACTTTCCAAGTGGACATAAAAGGCCTTACAGAAAAATTCAAACTCTGATGGATTTTGATGTGGAACTTGTGAAGACATCAGGGGAAAACTAGACttctaagaaaatggaaatcaaatattTGTTGGTGGTGTTGGGGATACTCTTAACTACAGGGGCACAGAATCTGGGAAATAAGCTGCAAGACATTGTCCTCAAACCTCCTATTCATCTGTCTCTCTCCCAGTGTGGTGGCTCCAAAATCTGAAGAATACCCTCTTTGCATCTGCCTTGCAATCCAACTCAGGTAATGCAACTGATGACTTCTAACACAGAGTCACAAAGGAGATGAATTCTGGTAAATCTAGCTCCTAACATTACTCACAGGCAATGTATCTCCAACTCTATAGATTTTTTGTCCTATCACaagtctctcttcttttttttttttaatttaattttatttttatttgtttatttttggctgggttgggtcttcgttgctgcgtgagggctttctctagttgtggagagcaggggctactctttgttgcggtgcgcaggcttctcattgcggtggcttctcttgttgcagagcacggactctaggtgtgcgggcttcagtagttgcagcacatgggcccagtagttgtggctcgtgggctctagagcgcaggctcagtagttgtggcacacaggcttagttgttccacagcatgtgggatcttcccggaccagggatcgaacccatgtcccttgcattggcaggcggattctcaaccactgcgccaccagggaagccccactcccttttttttttcagtacttatttattcatttggctgcgccaggtcttagttgcggcacacgggacctagttccctgaccagggattgaacccgggccctctgcattgggagcatggagtcttaaccactggaccaccaggtaagtcccataAGTCTCTCTTCTTAATTCAAATTCTATTCACCAACTACCAGTcagaaggaaagacaaaaagcaaagaggaaaatcaTAATTTATGTAAAAGTATACTCTTTGACAACCTTTCCGTACATAAAAATTTATTCCAAGTGTTTAATAGAATGGAAAACTGAAAAAGGCTCCTATAcccatcaccccccaaaaagGATCTTTCTCAGTAAAAAGGGTGCAATATATACAATAGATTAGGGGTATACGGGAACTGCCACCCAAGGCCAGTAGGAAAATACCAAACTGCCATTTTCAATGACCCTTTAACAGAGAATGaatagaatattataaaaatttaagccTACCTACatattagaaatacattttaattcacCCATGGATCCAACAGACTTCAAAacggaaacagaaaaaaatcatttgattaaACTTAAAATCACTACCTTTAAACCTTATGTACTATTGTtgaaagacaacttacagaacacacattaatattatttttgaaattagtAGAAATCCTATGTCCAAGGATACACTTTAAGAAAGATCCTTGCTAAACACAgcatatttaaaaacttttaaaacaagtCTTTCATACTGAAGGTTTTCTGGAACATTAGGCATGGATTACTTTCCATCAAGTTATCTCATGTCACATTTATACTTCTTCATAGGAGTTTTCACGTCTAAGGATGTGGGCCAATTGAAGTGTTTCCCAGCTGTTTACAAACAAGAGGTTTTATCTAGTGAACCTTTTCATGCCTTTGTAAATTACTGTGATAaaagaaggctttcccacattcttcACATTTgtatggtttctctccagtgtgcagTCTCATATGCCGTCGAATGCTTGACAGAGAAAtgtaggctttcccacattcctgaCATTgaaagggtttctctccagtgtgacttCTTTCATGCACTTGAACATAGGTGGAACTGAACGTTTTCCCACATATTTTACATTCATAGGGGTTTTCTCCAGTGTGGGTTCTTTCATGATTTTGAAGAGAACTGTGAGTACTAAATGCTTCAGAACATGTTTTACACACATATGGTTTCTCTCTAGTGTGAGTCCTTTCCTGTCTTTGAGAAGAACTGGTAACAAACAATGCTTTCCCATATTGCTTAAattcatagggtttttctccagtgtgatTTCTTTCATGATTTTGTAAACCTTTTTGAGAACTAAAACTTAAACCACATTGTTTACAttgatagggtttctctccattGTGACTCCATTCATGGATTTTAAGAGAACTGGGATTAATGAACACTTTCTCACATTCTTTACATTTATAAGGTCCATCTCTAGTGTGTGTTATCGTGTGATATTGGAAGGTTTTGTACCATGCAGAGGTTTTCCCACATATTTTACACtcatagggtttttctccagtaTGGGTTCTTTCATGCATTTGTAAACCTTTTTGAGAACTAAAACTTTTACCACATTGCTTACATTGATAGGGTTTCTCCCCAGTGTGactcttttcatgtatttttagagAACTAAGATTAAGGAATACTTTCTCACATTCTTCACATTTATAAGGTCCATCTCTAGTATGTGTTATCATGTGATATTGGAAGGTTTTGTGCCAggtgaaggctttcccacattccttacactcATAGGGCTTTTCACCAGTGTGGGTTCTTTCATGATTTCGAAGAGATGTGGCACTACTCAATGCTTTAGAACATGTTTTACACACATACGGTTTCCCTCCAGTGTGATGCCATTTGTGCATTCGGAAGGAACTGAAATAACTGAAGCCTTTACCACACtgcttacattcatagggtttctctcctctGTGACTCCTTTCATGTGCTCGAAAGGTTTGTTTACATCGAAAGGCTTTTCCACACTGTTTACACtggtaaggtttctctccagtgtgactcCTTTCATGGGTTCGAAGAGAACTGTGGTATCTGTAGGCTTTCTCACAGTGTTTACATtgatagggtttctctcctgtgtgaattctttcatgtgtttgaatGCTTTCATGACAACTAAAGGCTTTTCCACACtgtttacattcatagggtttctctccagtgtgagttctTCCATGTACTCTTAAGGAACAGTAATAACTGAAGGCTTTGCCACATTGTTTACAttgatagggtttctctccagtgtgactcctttcatgtattttaagAGAACTGGGATTAATGAATACCTTCTCACATTCTTTACATTTATAAGGTCCATCTCCACTGTGTGTTATCATGTGTTTTTGAAAGGTTATGAGCCAtgtgaaggctttcccacatgcCTTACACTtatagggtttttctccagtaTGAGTTCTTTCATGTTTTCGAAGACAACTGAGAGTACTCAATGCTTTAGAACATATTTTACATTCAtacggtttctctccagtgtgacttCTTTTGTGCATTAGGAAGGAAGTGAAATGATTAAAGGCTTTACCACAGTGCTTACATTTATATAGCTTGTCACCATATTTTTGAAACTTTCCCGGTTCATGTTCAATGTGATATTTCACGTGTCTAGTAAGGGATGAACGATCCATGAAGACTTTTCCACATGCACTGCATTCACATGGTTTTAATCCAGTAGTTTTCTTCTTCAGATTGAGAGATGGAATAAGGCTGAAGTGTTCTCCACAGGAACTACTGTCTTTACGTTCAGAGAGTCTCTCTACCATAGGACTTCTGTGAAAACTGAAAAGCACATTTCTAATGATTTCTTTATTGATCTtatatttcttgtatttattaTGATTTATAGGAATAGTATAGGTTTTCCACCTTGTGTGAATTGTTAGAAATTGAATATACTGAATGTACTGCAATGGGACTTCACCTTTCCTACTATTAAAAGTGATATTCAAATATAGggtttattaataatatttgcaAGTGAACTATTTTGCAAACACCTAACATTTATgtcacatttaagaaaatgtttttggTAGAAATTTTCTACGAAAAACTAAATTTGAAGAAGGggctatttgttttgtttgctggtttttaaaatttcataatttaccAGGATTCTCACTTGAGACAATGCTTTGTAGTGTGAGTGTGACATACCTTAGGTTTCCCCCCTGGTTTTTGTACTGATCTCCAATGTCATGATCTTCCCATGTTTTTCCTAAAATGCAGACCcaaaaaattattccaaaatattagaaattaataagaaTTATTTGATTCTATGTCCATTGTTTAGGGTGACCAAGCCCAGTTGATATCCCAACATCCTCCCTTCCCCAATTCCACATCTTAGAACAATGTCAAGTAGCACAAAGCATTTGTTCTCTAATTGACTAGGTGAAAGAACGTCACCATCCTTACCTACTGAGGCCAGGTTCCAGAAGATTTCCTGCATCACATCTCTGTAGAGTTTCTTCTGTGAAGGATCCAGCAAAGCCCACGCCTCCAGGGTGAAGTTCACAACCACATCCTCAATAGC
It encodes:
- the LOC132362966 gene encoding zinc finger protein 709-like isoform X2; the encoded protein is MDSLAIEDVVVNFTLEAWALLDPSQKKLYRDVMQEIFWNLASVGKTWEDHDIGDQYKNQGGNLSFHRSPMVERLSERKDSSSCGEHFSLIPSLNLKKKTTGLKPCECSACGKVFMDRSSLTRHVKYHIEHEPGKFQKYGDKLYKCKHCGKAFNHFTSFLMHKRSHTGEKPYECKICSKALSTLSCLRKHERTHTGEKPYKCKACGKAFTWLITFQKHMITHSGDGPYKCKECEKVFINPSSLKIHERSHTGEKPYQCKQCGKAFSYYCSLRVHGRTHTGEKPYECKQCGKAFSCHESIQTHERIHTGEKPYQCKHCEKAYRYHSSLRTHERSHTGEKPYQCKQCGKAFRCKQTFRAHERSHRGEKPYECKQCGKGFSYFSSFRMHKWHHTGGKPYVCKTCSKALSSATSLRNHERTHTGEKPYECKECGKAFTWHKTFQYHMITHTRDGPYKCEECEKVFLNLSSLKIHEKSHTGEKPYQCKQCGKSFSSQKGLQMHERTHTGEKPYECKICGKTSAWYKTFQYHTITHTRDGPYKCKECEKVFINPSSLKIHEWSHNGEKPYQCKQCGLSFSSQKGLQNHERNHTGEKPYEFKQYGKALFVTSSSQRQERTHTREKPYVCKTCSEAFSTHSSLQNHERTHTGENPYECKICGKTFSSTYVQVHERSHTGEKPFQCQECGKAYISLSSIRRHMRLHTGEKPYKCEECGKAFFYHSNLQRHEKVH
- the LOC132362966 gene encoding zinc finger protein 709-like isoform X3, encoding MDSLAIEDVVVNFTLEAWALLDPSQKKLYRDVMQEIFWNLASVGKTWEDHDIGDQYKNQGGNLRSPMVERLSERKDSSSCGEHFSLIPSLNLKKKTTGLKPCECSACGKVFMDRSSLTRHVKYHIEHEPGKFQKYGDKLYKCKHCGKAFNHFTSFLMHKRSHTGEKPYECKICSKALSTLSCLRKHERTHTGEKPYKCKACGKAFTWLITFQKHMITHSGDGPYKCKECEKVFINPSSLKIHERSHTGEKPYQCKQCGKAFSYYCSLRVHGRTHTGEKPYECKQCGKAFSCHESIQTHERIHTGEKPYQCKHCEKAYRYHSSLRTHERSHTGEKPYQCKQCGKAFRCKQTFRAHERSHRGEKPYECKQCGKGFSYFSSFRMHKWHHTGGKPYVCKTCSKALSSATSLRNHERTHTGEKPYECKECGKAFTWHKTFQYHMITHTRDGPYKCEECEKVFLNLSSLKIHEKSHTGEKPYQCKQCGKSFSSQKGLQMHERTHTGEKPYECKICGKTSAWYKTFQYHTITHTRDGPYKCKECEKVFINPSSLKIHEWSHNGEKPYQCKQCGLSFSSQKGLQNHERNHTGEKPYEFKQYGKALFVTSSSQRQERTHTREKPYVCKTCSEAFSTHSSLQNHERTHTGENPYECKICGKTFSSTYVQVHERSHTGEKPFQCQECGKAYISLSSIRRHMRLHTGEKPYKCEECGKAFFYHSNLQRHEKVH